In Longimicrobiales bacterium, the sequence AAGCAGCACGAGCAGCCGTTCACCCGCGAGGCCGCCTTCGCAAAACTGTATGCGTCCGAGCTCGCGATGCGCGCGACTACCCGCGCCGTCCAGCTCATGGGCGCCAGGGGCTACACCTCCGAGTACCCGGTCGAGCGCATGATGCGCGACGCCAAGATCTGCGAGATCGGCGAGGGTACCAGCGAGGTGCAACGAATGGTCATTGCCAGGAGCATACTCCGCGACGTCACCGCCTCGCTCGAGCCGGCCGCCGCGGGGACAACCACATGAAACGCGAGATCCTCATCTCCTCGACGCTGCTGGAAACGCGCGTCGCCATTCTCGAAGACGAAATCCTCGTTGAACTGATGGTCGACCGGCCCGATGCCGAGCGCATGGTCGGTGACGTCTACCTCGGTGTCGTGCAGGCAGTGCTGCCCGGCATCCAGGCCGCGTTCGTCGATATCGGCACCGAGAAGGCCGCGTTCCTCCACGTCTCCGACATCGCCAAGGACCCGTCCGACGAGGACGACGACAACGGCGACGACCGCAACCGCAAGTTCCCGCCGATCAACGAGCTGGTCTCCAAGGGCGAGCGACTGCTGGTGCAGGCGTCCAAGGAACCGATCGGCACCAAGGGCCCGCGCGTCACGACGCACATCTCGCTGCCCGGCCGCTTTCTCGTCTACATGCCGGGCAGCAAGCACGTCGGCGTCAGCCGCAAGATCGAGGACCGCGAAGAGCGGAGCCGCCTGCGTGCGATCGCAAAGGAGACCATCCCCGACGACGCAGGCGTCATCATCCGCACCGCGGGCGAAGAACTGACGAAGGAGGTCTTCGAGCGCGAGTTCCGCACCCTGAACGACACCTGGAAGAAGATCCAGAAGAAGTCCAAGGGTGCCCGCGCTCCCTCGCTGATCCATCGCGAGGCCAAGCTCACCTCCGGCATCATCCGTGATTTGTTCACGGACCGTGTCGATGCACTGATCGTCGATTCCAAGGAGCTGCACGCCGAGATCACCAAGTACCTCGAGGGCGTCGGGCCCGAGCTGCTGTCGCGCGTGCAACACTATGTCGATCCCGTTTCACTCTTCGACAAGTACGGTATCGAGGACGCGATCCGCGAAGCGTTCCAGCGGCGCGTGGATCTGCCTTCCGGCGGCTACATCATCATCGAGCCGACCGAGGCGCTCGTCTCCATCGACGTCAACACGGGACGCTACACGGGCAAGCGCGACCCGGAGAAGACGATCCTGCGCACCAACCTGGACGCGGCACGCGAGATCGCCCGTCAGCTCCGGCTGCGAGACGTCGGTGGCATCGTCGTCTGCGACTTCATCGACATGGAGACCCGCGCCAACCAGGACCGCGTGATGCAGGAGCTGCGCACGC encodes:
- a CDS encoding Rne/Rng family ribonuclease, giving the protein MKREILISSTLLETRVAILEDEILVELMVDRPDAERMVGDVYLGVVQAVLPGIQAAFVDIGTEKAAFLHVSDIAKDPSDEDDDNGDDRNRKFPPINELVSKGERLLVQASKEPIGTKGPRVTTHISLPGRFLVYMPGSKHVGVSRKIEDREERSRLRAIAKETIPDDAGVIIRTAGEELTKEVFEREFRTLNDTWKKIQKKSKGARAPSLIHREAKLTSGIIRDLFTDRVDALIVDSKELHAEITKYLEGVGPELLSRVQHYVDPVSLFDKYGIEDAIREAFQRRVDLPSGGYIIIEPTEALVSIDVNTGRYTGKRDPEKTILRTNLDAAREIARQLRLRDVGGIVVCDFIDMETRANQDRVMQELRTHLGRDRARTRAFQISELGLVEMTRQRVRPSLWQSLTEPCSACGGSGRVFRPETVIRRIERAVRRLAVQRKEKKVTIRVHPHVALHILEDEPDLLRRMEKATSLDIDLRDDPLMRQDEFRLLAGPADADVTNKFALG